The Musa acuminata AAA Group cultivar baxijiao chromosome BXJ2-2, Cavendish_Baxijiao_AAA, whole genome shotgun sequence genome has a segment encoding these proteins:
- the LOC135606126 gene encoding non-specific lipid-transfer protein A-like, which translates to MARVLVLLAVLAAASAWESAKAPPCSKITEMIVPCIPYLIDKAAHPGPKCCSGVRDLRKATKTHDDLVAICECLERAAHLFPGIDHPRADNLPHLCGVRFNLTFSPSVDCKKIPGPEELKKHLL; encoded by the exons ATGGCCCGCGTTCTCGTTCTCCTGGCAGTGCTTGCAGCCGCCTCGGCATGGGAGTCTGCGAAGGCTCCCCCATGCAGCAAGATTACAGAGATGATCGTGCCGTGCATTCCCTACTTGATCGACAAGGCGGCGCACCCAGGACCGAAGTGTTGCAGCGGGGTGAGAGACCTGCGCAAGGCGACCAAGACCCACGACGACCTGGTGGCCATCTGCGAATGCCTCGAGCGCGCCGCCCACCTCTTCCCCGGGATCGACCACCCGCGCGCCGACAACCTCCCCCACCTCTGCGGGGTGCGCTTCAACCTCACCTTCTCCCCCTCCGTCGACTGCAAGAA AATTCCAGGGCCCGAAGAGCTGAAGAAGCATCTGCTGTAG